TCGGATCCCTCGGCGGGATCCTTCCTTCCTTCCTCCTTCCTCCTTCCTCCTTCCTCCTTCCTCCTTCCTCCTTCCTCCTTCCTCCTTCCTCCTTCCTCCTTCCTCCTTCCCTTCTTCCCTCCTTCCCTTCCTTCCTCTAACTGCACCGATCGACGTTCGAGCATCGAAGATCCCGCAATCGGGGTGCTTGAGCGTTGATCGGTGCCGGAGGCGGGATGGCAGAGATGCGGGGCGGGATGGAAGAGGGATCCGGGCCCGGGTAAAGAGGATGCAGCGCAGGGCGACAGTGGGTGGCGCGGCGAGCAGGGCGGGGCGAGAGGCACGGGCGGCAGTAGGGCAGAATGGAGGGCATGACTCTCGAGAGCGGCAGCATCAGGATCGGCGTCATCGGAGGCGGGCAGCTCGCGCGCATGATGGTGCCCCCGGCGATCCACCTGGGGCTGCGCATCAGCGTGCTCGCCGAGGCCGAGGGATCGAGCGCGGCCCGCGCCGCCGATGCCGTGGGCGATTACCGCGATCCCGAGACGGTCTACGCCTTCGCCGACACCGTCGACGTGGTCACCTTCGATCACGAGCACGTGCCGGGCGAGATCCTGCGCGAGCTCGAGCGCCGCGGCAAGGCCGTGCATCCCAGGCCCGACGCGCTGCAGTTCGCGCAGGACAAGATCCTGATGCGCGAGAAGCTGGGGGAGTTGGGCGTGCCGATTCCGGCGTGGGCCGCCGTTGAGGACGAGGCCGAGCTGCAGAGCTTCATCGACGACAACGGGGGCCGCGCGGTCGTGAAGACCGCCCGCGGCGGCTACGACGGCAAGGGCGTGCGTGTGGTCTCCGACGCGGTCGAGGTGCGCGACTGGTTCACCGCTCTGGCTGAGGATGGTCACGGGGGCCGCCTGCTCGTCGAAGAGCTCGTCGATTTCACGCGCGAGCTGTCGCAGCTGGTGGCGCGCCGCCCCAGCGGGGAGACGCGCACGTGGCCGGTGGTCGAGACGATCCAGCGCGACGGCGTCTGCGCCGAGGTGATCGCCCCGGCGCCGGTGCAGAACGCTGCGACACTCGACGAGGCCGCGCGCATCGGCGCGATCGTCGCCGAGGGCGTGCAGGTGACGGGGGTGCTCGCGGTCGAGATGTTCGAGACGCGCGACGGCCGCGTGCTCGTCAACGAGCTGGCGATGCGACCGCACAATTCGGGCCACTTCTCGATCGAGGGATCCGTGACGAGTCAGTTCGAGCAGCACTTGCGCGCCGTCGCCGATCTGCCGCTGGGCGACACCTCGATGGCCGCGCCCGCGGCGGTGATGGTCAACGTGCTCGGGGGGCCGGCGGAGGGGCCTATGCCGGTGCGCTACGCCGAGGCGCTGGCGGCTCATCCTCGCGCCAAGATCCACAGCTACGACAAGCAGCCCCGCCCGGGCCGCAAGGTCGGCCACGTCACCGTGACGGGCGACGATCTCGAGGCGGTGCTCGCCGAGGCGCGCGCCGCTGCTGCCGCCTTCGAGTAGGCCAGTTCGCGGCCGCCACCGCTGCTGTGGCGCGTCAGCGGCGAGAGCGCGCGTGCTCCCTCAGCAGGCGGATGCGCAGCTCGCGAGCGGTGCTCATATGGGCGCTTGCAAGCTGCCGTGCGCGCTCCGGATCACGCGCGTCGATCGCCGCGACGATGGCCTCGTGCTCGTCGAGGGATTCGGCCCAGCGGTCGCCGACCGAGAGCGTCGAGTGGGGAGCGTTCGTCAAGTGGAATTGCAGCCGCTCGAGCAGCTCGACGAGCACCGGGTTGTGAGCCGCCCGCCACAGCGCGGCGTGGAACTCGAGGTTCGTCTCGATGCGCTGCGCATCGCTCGGGCGATCGAGGGTGCGATCCCGCGCGATGAGACTCTCGAGCTCGACCAGGTCGCTCAGTTGACGATGCTCCGCGGCCTCGGCGGCGGCCTCGCCCTCGAGCGCGATGCGGACGTTGTAGGTGTTCAGGATGCGTTCGGGATCCGGGGCGGTCACCCGCAGTGTGCGCCCGTCCCGCTCGACGAGTCCGTAGCCCTCGAGCTTCGTCAGCGCCTCGCGGATCGGGGTCCTCGAGACGCCGAACCGCTCGGCCAGCGCGACCTCGCGCATCGGGGCACCGGGCTCGAGCGCTCCGGTCACGATCTCGGTCCGCAGTGCGCGGACGAGGCTGTCGGGATCGTGCGGAGGCATATCGACTCGTTTCTACGGAAGGCCGCGCGAGACTTCGAGGGCGAATGCCGGGCGCGACGGCGGGTTGCGGCCGAGAGGGCACGTTCAATTCTCGCGCACGGCGGCGGGAATAGCGGCGTGCACTCGCGGATGCCGTAAAGCGCGGAGCCGGGAACCGGCTCCGCGCACCGCCCCTCAGACCCCCGGTCACCCTCAGGCGATCGAACCGGCGCGACGGCCGAACACGCAGCCCGCTGCGAGGCCCGAACCTCCGGGGTAGTTGTTGCTGAACAGCCCGCCGAGCATCTCGCCCGCGACCAGCAGGCCCGGGATCGCGTTCCCCTGCTCGTCGAGCACTCGACCCGAGGTGTCGGATTTCAGGCCGCCGAAGGTGAACGTGATGCCGCAGGTCACCCCGAATGCGTAGAAGGGGCTGGTCTCGATGGCCGCCGCCCAGTTCGACTTGGGCGGCTCGACGGCGGCCCGGCGCCCGTCCTTCACGGTGGGATCGAAG
This DNA window, taken from Leucobacter tenebrionis, encodes the following:
- a CDS encoding 5-(carboxyamino)imidazole ribonucleotide synthase; the encoded protein is MTLESGSIRIGVIGGGQLARMMVPPAIHLGLRISVLAEAEGSSAARAADAVGDYRDPETVYAFADTVDVVTFDHEHVPGEILRELERRGKAVHPRPDALQFAQDKILMREKLGELGVPIPAWAAVEDEAELQSFIDDNGGRAVVKTARGGYDGKGVRVVSDAVEVRDWFTALAEDGHGGRLLVEELVDFTRELSQLVARRPSGETRTWPVVETIQRDGVCAEVIAPAPVQNAATLDEAARIGAIVAEGVQVTGVLAVEMFETRDGRVLVNELAMRPHNSGHFSIEGSVTSQFEQHLRAVADLPLGDTSMAAPAAVMVNVLGGPAEGPMPVRYAEALAAHPRAKIHSYDKQPRPGRKVGHVTVTGDDLEAVLAEARAAAAAFE
- a CDS encoding GntR family transcriptional regulator, which translates into the protein MPPHDPDSLVRALRTEIVTGALEPGAPMREVALAERFGVSRTPIREALTKLEGYGLVERDGRTLRVTAPDPERILNTYNVRIALEGEAAAEAAEHRQLSDLVELESLIARDRTLDRPSDAQRIETNLEFHAALWRAAHNPVLVELLERLQFHLTNAPHSTLSVGDRWAESLDEHEAIVAAIDARDPERARQLASAHMSTARELRIRLLREHARSRR